In one window of Mustelus asterias unplaced genomic scaffold, sMusAst1.hap1.1 HAP1_SCAFFOLD_130, whole genome shotgun sequence DNA:
- the LOC144484900 gene encoding ER membrane protein complex subunit 4-like isoform X2: MAAGAGLANSTRWHTWTLELNLSDSGSRSRDQQCGQRDSTCPVACSDKQLPDICVQETDRILVEKSCWDIALDPLKQLPMNLFIMYMAANTISILPIMMVCMMAWRPIQALMSMSARF; encoded by the exons ATGGCGGCAGGGGCGGGGCTCGCCAACAGCACGCGCTGGCACACGTGGACCCTCGAGCTCAACCTGAGCGACAGTGGCAGCAG GAGCCGTGATCAACAGTGTGGCCAGAGAGACTCCACGTGCCCAGTCGCATGTTCGGACAAACAGCTACCGGACATCTGCGTCCAAGAAACAGACCGGATCCTGGTCGAGAAA tCCTGCTGGGACATCGCCTTGGACCCACTGAAACAGTTGCCCATGAATCTGTTCATCATGTACATGGCTGCCAACACCATCTCCATCCTCCCTATCATGATGGTGTGCATGATGGCCTGGAGACCCATACAGGCCTTGATGTCCATGTCTGCAA ggttttag
- the LOC144484900 gene encoding uncharacterized protein LOC144484900 isoform X1: MAHQQVHTDERPFKCPDCGKCCKSSSNLVSHQRVHSEERPFKCPDCGKCYKSSSDLMSHQRGHTDERPFKCTHCGTGFRRPSQLTVHQRIHTGERPFTCSKCGKGFTQKYNLLSHQRVDK; the protein is encoded by the coding sequence AtggcacatcagcaagttcacaccgatgAGAGACCATTCAAATGTCCAGATTGTGGGAAGTGCTGTAAAAGTTCCAGCAATCtagtgtcccatcaacgtgttcacagtgaggagagaccttttaaatgtccagactgcgggaaATGCTATAAAAGCTCCAGTGATCTGATGTCTCATCAACGtggtcacactgatgagagaccgttcaagtgcactcactgcgggactgggttcaggcgaccatcccaactcactgtccaccagcgaattcacactggggagaggccgttcacctgctccaaatgtggaaagggattcactcagaaaTACAACCTGTTGAGCCATCAGCGAGTTGACAAGTGA
- the LOC144484904 gene encoding uncharacterized protein LOC144484904: protein MQYKVPSPLEAHRRSHTGERPFTCWVCGKGFTDSSTLQRHQQVHTGESAFTCCQCGKGFTQVSSLQTRQRDHTGERPYSCFQCGKRFTRSSHLQRHQQVHTGERPFTCSQCGKGLCHSSTLLRHQRVHNFQKTGKVVQHQVKVQPVYLGTQAIRFQSTAPSADEWEFIRLAQSHWGETVHLLCVWEGIQLSNLLNHKVTHTKKSPFKCSDCGSGFKSSGELVSHQRIHTEERPFSCSHCTKRFQWSSNLRSHQRVHTGERPFTCSQCGKGFSHSSTLQTHQRVHTGKRPFTCSACGKGFTRLSYLQSHQRVHTGERPFTCSQCEKGFIALSSLQRHQRLHSGEKPFICSECGEGFTQLSNLQTHQRVHTGEKPFTCSQCGKGFTQLSSLQTHQRVHTGERPFICSQCEKGFTDSSGLQRHQRIHTGERPFTCSQCGKGFRVSSQLLKHQQVHE, encoded by the exons atgca atacaaagtgCCCTCTccactggaagctcatcggcgcagccacactggggagaggccgttcacctgctgggtgtgtggaaagggattcactgattcatccactctgcagagacaccagcaagttcacactggtgagagtgcattcacctgctgtcagtgtgggaagggatttactcaggtATCAAGCCTGCAGACACGCCAGCGagatcacactggggagagaccatacagctgctttcagtgtgggaagagattcactcggtcatcccacctgcagagacaccagcaagttcacactggggagaggccattcacctgttctcagtgtgggaagggactttgtcattcatccaccctgctgagacaccagcgagttcacaa tttccaaaagaCAG GAAAGGTcgtacaacaccaggtgaaagtccaaccggtttatttgggaACACAAGCCAttcgctttcagagcactgccccttcagcaGACGAGTGGGAGTTCATCAGg ttggcgcagtcacactggggagagaccgttcacctgctctgtgtgtgggaagggattcagttatccaacctgctgaaTCACAAAGTGACTCATACCAAGAAGAGCCCCTTTaagtgctctgattgtgggagtggattcaaaagctctggagaactggtgtcccaccaacgcattcacactgaggagagaccgttcagctgctctcactgcacaaagagatttcaaTGGTCATCCAACCTGAggtcacaccagcgggttcacactggggagaggccattcacctgctctcagtgtgggaaaggattcagtcattcatccaccctgcagacacaccagcgagttcacactgggaagaggccgttcacctgctctgcatgtgggaagggtttcactcgGTTATCATACTTGCagtcacatcagcgagttcacactggggagaggccattcacctgctctcagtgtgagaagggattcattgcattatccagcctgcagagacaccagcgacttcacagtggggagaaaccgttcatctgctctgagtgtggggagggatttactcagttatccaacctacagacacaccagcgagttcacactggggagaaaccattcacctgctctcagtgtgggaagggattcactcaattgtccagcctgcaaacacaccagcgagttcacactggggagaggccgttcatttgctctcagtgtgagaaaggattcactgACTCATCcggcctgcagagacaccagcgcattcacactggggaaaggccattcacctgctcccagtgtgggaaaggatttagagtttcatcccagctgctgaaacaccaacaagttcacgagtga